The DNA window ACTCCACTAACCATCTGGATGGAAAAATATtcctattattttttatatttttaacccATTTCTCAAGTCGCGATGTGCAAATTGCTCCTGGGTGAAACCCTTTAAAAAGAGCGTGTTGCCAAGATGCACTGCCCGAGTAATGAAGCTGCTCTCAGTAAATAAAATCCATTCTGACCTGCTCTTTTAGCTGCAATTTAACGGTTCAAGCTGCTCACCTTTGGGTCCTGACTCACAGggaataacaaaaacaacatcaccTAAACGGTGCCTGTCCATTCCAGGACTTCATCATATTCTAAATGTTTTGGGCTGATTTAAAGAGACATTAATGAGTCAATTATCCTACATAATGAGAGTATCAGTAGCCTTCCGTCTGTCTAGAATGCTGTTTTCttctgtaaatatgtttttcttccatcttaATAAGTTCTCAGTGAGCCAGTTTTCCTCCAGAGGACAATCAGGTTAGTCAGGAATAGGTGTGCACACTTCTTGTCTACCTGTAAATAATTCCAAAGCCTCATCTCATCTTGCATCAAATATTTAAGTGGCTCCCAGAGTAATAAAGTTAGGATTGATTAGAAGACATGCCCCTCTGCGTTTGGACGCCTGAGGCAGGATGGAACCAATAAGAGAGGTAATTAGATGGAGAAAAATGGGATCAAGAAGGATACGCTTGTGTCtgtctatttttgtgtgttggtCTTTGTATTTAACAGATTTCCATTCAAAGGTAAGTCTCTAATTTACCTTTAGACTCTATCACAAACTGCCCTTATGTCAATGATGGGAAGCAGACCAAttaaatggatgtaaatatcTCAGCAGATCCACTGAGATGTGCAACCAGGCAGCTTGTCATGATTAGATTCAGTCTGAGTGTCAAAATCATAAACTgactttgcatttctttaatatTTGCACCACGCAGACTACAAAGGTTCCTGCACAGTTCATGTATGCCATCTAGTGTTAAACTGtggaaataaagctgaattaATCTGTCAGAATCAAAGTCTCAAAGGGTTTTTTACGAATAAAACTATCATCTTCAGTAGGAGGTGATGCAGCTTTCTGTTTAGTGAACTAAATCTGCAACCAGCCCTGCTTTTTCTGCCAttcttttgctcattttatcacattttccACAGTTGGATTGCGGTATTTTCCTAATCCCAGAGCATATCAGGAGCTTCCAGCAGAGgtggactggggcaaaaaaTCAGCTCTGGCATTTCTAGCCCAGACCGGCCCACGACATTATCGGTTGACTGAATCAAGAACTACTTtctgaatgacaaaaaactgacagagaggttgggttttcaaaacaaaaattcaaaaacatcctTAAAGACTTGTACAAACTTGTTGacaagctgaaaaagagaaggttgcagcaggaaacatcaaCGACTGGAGTCCTCCATGGACCTTGAGTTCAGTGAGTAAGgtcagagcagaaagggagctgccactcggacgccgttcttccacccagagaggacctctttctgctgtcgctgctacacagACTGCCCTAGTGGAGGTTTTAGggggaatattccttttaaccagcccctcagatCTCtgtgaggattttggatggaatactcggttaaaccaacattttaggtgcatgtccagggatttaaggtggaatgttcctttaaggtggatgtgtgaggaccttgtaggtggaatacttcctgaaaccaaccttttaggtcaacattcaaagatttaaggtggagtattcctttaaaccaacctaaatttcatgttttgatcattatcaagtgagaaacctcaatccagactcctcatgaagacgtttgagatttatgctgctgttatttgtttaatccagactaaatgacagaaatccacaactgtaattttatttcaggactctgttattaaatgtcaaaacaatccatgcgactctaaaaactcaacagcttcacaaactctaagattaaactctccacaaggatccagaagaagttggacttctacatgagagctttagttattcttcatctacttcctgaaaagtttgctctataaaaaaagacaaagactaatattttcagctgaactgaagacagactttgtgatttttctgctcacatgttgtgttgtaaacttactctttcaaccccctggaaaccagcgtttgtcctgtttttgtgtcgctcctccTAAACagccggttgtaatgttttctgatcaacacaccatactgtgatgtttttacagggaaggttctactatggaaccagtttgacatgttcaggtgttctttgtgtgaaaactcagagatttcagggatcagaaggtggttttcaactttctctgttaactttctgcttcaactttaaactaaatttccttcactaagccagccctctggacttccagtaagctgtgttcctattggctgtccaggtggctgcttggtgtcatcaggaacacctgagcagctcagtgtcttcctgctttatgtctgcagtcaaacatttcctctgcttctcttcactgaaccgggtttggttccgttgctttagtttgttctttaggcgttggcttgcagcttccagcagtaaaatcctctttaatgtgtttcttggtgtgttttaggtagtgatggtgagatgaagccTCATGAGGCATTGAACCACTTGAGCCAATTGGTTCCAGAAAGGGTTCATTTCTTGAAGCTCCATGAGCACATGAAACCCCCTACTGGTCAAGTGTATAATCACAGGCAGCTGTATCTGAACCACATGCCTGATGCACTGAATCATTGTTCATTATAGCTGTTGGGAATgactatgaaaaacaaaagcatgtatgatcaaataatttctatagataaatgatcacatatgtgtataataaaatatattttcatgtattctgtgtgtgtacattttccccaaaatgttagTATCATATAATGTAGTAGGTTGTGTAATAATGTCTGTCACCTTAGGAAAATGGCATGGCCTTATGCAGGCAGAGGACAGTGGAAGGGTTTGTGGAACTAGGAAGATTGTACTGAATATGCTTGTGTAACTTAGACAAGGATGTACAGGAAAGgggagattttattcattttattcagaagtaacaggttttcaacagtttctggttttaaaagactccttttttttgacacacacaataaacacctcaCCTTTGAATTAAACAAATGGTTAAAAATACAGTTCTTGACAAGCAAGCCTAATGTGTCTGTAATAATGTTAGATTTAGCTTACCTTATTAGGAGttataaaatcaaaatgttccCACACGGGAAATTTTCCACCTCCTGGTTGGCTCCATCCTATCGCCTAtctttctctcctcactctccaaactatctctctctctctctctctctctctaaactcTCCAAACCATATCCAAACTATATAAACACTATCCAAACTCTAGTATCCAGACTATCCAAACTATCCAAACTCTCGACTGACCACAACACTCTATCAAAAGCCCACATTTTCAATGGAGCCTGAGAAgtttattctgctgtcagaccTCGCTGCAAAATCTGAACCACTTTCTGAAGCAGTCACGTAGTTCAGCCAGGCAGCGAGGCTTCGGACGTCATCATTTTTGGCTCCTCCCCTAAATGAAGCAAGCCTCGATACACGCTTCATGGAAACGCCCCCTCCATGACTTGACACATGCTTCGAAGCCTTGGCACATCTCGTAACATCAAtagttttagggctttgtactggatagttgtcttggtaaatgtggctcttcagccacagttagcacatggtgctaatgtgtgcagtgattagtggatttggtgcagctgagttgtgtctttatcttggctgtagtgagtctttagaggtttttggttgtttgtgaaccaacgttggttgtccagaaggtaagagttcctgtcctgattctctgtttaaagagcttctctggtaggctgcaggagactttagcgtctgggttgtgctagtttggtttttgtacggtttcatttggacgactatcttgaggcccctccatgtggtttagtgaggttttctggaacagttctacaaagcaacctgcagcagaagagactttgagagtttttaggaagttctggagaccaaacttcagagcagcacaaacatttgtcagcagtttgagcaggagaaggtgagcttcagagtagaaatgagaaggaaaccttgttgacccgtgtggtgaggtcctgtaccaagagtttgagcaggttgtgaagagtctgtagttgtttggtctgaaagcagcagaagagttcgactcattaaaggagaaaacaggagatattgttggttcttctgtcgctctgcagtttccagtttccttagactgaatatcaagtttctattttaaatgatttactgtgtgagcccaagaagacttcaaaaaactccctccatcccctgaacaaaacacattttattaccataccttcctgatgttgtagagggcataacgacaagatcgagaaactgaggccacgtgaaccttaaaggtcagctggtcatcaatcatgacacccaggtttctggctgagtttgtgggcacaagtaggctcgagtgaagttggacactgatctgaggctgaacagatggacaagctggaaagaccatgagttcagtcttaggcagattcagctgaaggtgccgttccttcacccatgtggagatatcagccagacatgctgatatccgagctgaaactgttgtgtcgtcaggtggaaaagagaggaaaagctgagtgtcgtcagcataacagtggtaggagaagccatgggagTGGATCACCGTGccaagtgaggtggtgtacagagagaagagtaagggaccaagcactgacccctgagggACCCCAGTTGATAGGTCATGTGACCTTGACACCTCCCCTCACCATGACTctctgaaggatctgcctgtgaggtaggacttgaaccacaacaggacagaacctgagatgTCGAGCCcagagagtgtggagaggaggatttgatggttcacggtgtcaaaggcagcagacaagtccagcagcagtaggacagaggactgaccagTGACTGATAGGAGTGGAGTCTCAGTGGAGTGGTCgcacctgaagcctgactgaaaagggtcaagttggttgttgttccgcagatgttcagagacttGGTTAAATACTGAGCGCTCCAGTATTTTCGACAGGAATGGTAGAAGTGAGACTGGTCTGTAGTTTTCAATCTGGGCTGGGTTGAGATGAGGCTTTTTGAGCAGTGGGGTGATGCGGGCTTGTTTAAAAGTAGCAGGAAAGATGCCAGTTTCCAGGGAGGAGCTGACAATGTGCGTGAatgcaggtttgattgtggGCAAGATGGTCTGCAGGATGCTGGTGGGTATTGGATCAAGAGGACATGTTGTGGGTTTTGAGCTCAGAAGAAGTCTGGAAACCTAATCCTCGCTCAGAGGAGCAAAAGAGCTGACGGCAACTATAAATGTACACTCCAACAATATCATCGGCATCTCTACTCACTTATTTTGCCACCCAGAGGGTTGCGAGCGACTCCAGATGGTGAAAAGAGACTAGCATTCTCACGCTAATGAAGCTGTTAGCGCTTCCTGTCGAGCCAGTCATTGGCTGAGGCAGCGCCATCACGCAAGCACTGACCGCAAACAACGACACCTGAGACAGTTATGCCCCCTAGGGGCCAGTGGTTCAAACAAATGAGTGACAGTTACAATACAGTCCCCACCCGGCATGATTATGAAATTGCCACCATAGCTTATGTGCAGAAGATATTAATATCTGATCTCTGGAGACCATAGAAGGATGCACTCTGAGCCGGGTCTGGAGACCGTctgattttgtaaataaataaataaataaagacaaaataataattaatacaaataaaaaattaatgtgaggtaaaaatcaaaaatagaaacttgggctgtagaaaataaaacagtcaaCGTTGCTGCCTTAGATTGTAATTTGAAATTATTTCAAGCACTTGTGaacaaataaacagcaaagACATCCTCATGTTCAGATAACTGCGGtgttttccttatgtctgattTAGTTATTGCTCTAAAAACAGAGTTGTGTAGCACAGTCAAATCTAACAGCTGGAACCTCAAACATCTAGTCATGAAAGTTTCTCTGGTTGATCTAACTAAAGCAGAATGAGCAGTCCAGGTTTACGGAGCGTGAAAATGAGCCTGATGTTTTGGTGGAGTAAACAAGGTTACAGTAAACCACTCAGGGTTTGTAGTCCAGGTGGTTTAGTCCACCATGCTTGTAGTTTTTAAGCTGTCAGAGGAAAGTGTGGAACACTCGAATCTTCAGACTCTTGGTCTGAGGAACGTTCCTGGTAGAGAACTTAAACACTTTGTACAGATTGGAGCAGCTTCCCAGACCAGGGAAGGGGAACCAGCGAGGGGTCCGTTTGTTCCCGTGGAGGTtccagaaggaggaggagcagcgcTGGAACACCTCAATGTTCACGACGTACTGGCCTGGTCCCCACTGACGGACTCGGACCAGAGTCACAGAAGAAGCAAAACCACAGGTGTGAGGAGAAACGCCGTGAAACACCGACTCCTCCGGTCGCACCGACACTCCCCTCTCCCACACCATCCCGGCCTCCTCGGACACTCCAACACCGCTGAGGTTACAGAGCGCCTGCAGACACACCTCCTCCAGGGCCTCCTTATCTGGAAACCGGAGCAGGATGGAGACGAGGCGAGGCACAGCGCCTCGACGGAGCAGCAGCTCCTGCTGCTTCGCTGGAGGGGACAGAGAGCATCGCATTGGAAAATAATCACACCATCAACGTTATTGGAATAATTAGCATTTATATTTATAAATCTCACTGGACTGGAATAGCAATAGAACTCATTAGGCCAAGATGATAAGTAGCCTCCTGTCACAAGTTCTCCTCACTGGTTGTTCTGAATCAGAGGCTTTACTTAAACCATGTTGGgcactttttcaggaagaattcaacttttattctttttattgtgagtgttttacaaaaacattaaagttaCTGGAAGTGATTTCTGACCTGTCTACTGATGCCACCTTTAACAGCTTCTCTGTTTTACTGCAGG is part of the Acanthochromis polyacanthus isolate Apoly-LR-REF ecotype Palm Island chromosome 19, KAUST_Apoly_ChrSc, whole genome shotgun sequence genome and encodes:
- the si:dkey-21e13.3 gene encoding rap1 GTPase-GDP dissociation stimulator 1, with the translated sequence MGHPNVPLTHKYVRSHRDKQRSSDLQAFTANDNLNLALGAIRVLGMELIEDELKPHLNTVLTTIKEKKKGAAEQVVISGVLPILALSLRSRGPLGLLTAKLVAELAKESVIRKGFGDSGLVSALLSVLTSTDQELLLNAVRAISRMSYDSSKQQELLLRRGAVPRLVSILLRFPDKEALEEVCLQALCNLSGVGVSEEAGMVWERGVSVRPEESVFHGVSPHTCGFASSVTLVRVRQWGPGQYVVNIEVFQRCSSSFWNLHGNKRTPRWFPFPGLGSCSNLYKVFKFSTRNVPQTKSLKIRVFHTFL